The following proteins are co-located in the Saccharomycodes ludwigii strain NBRC 1722 chromosome V, whole genome shotgun sequence genome:
- the MTC2 gene encoding Mtc2p (similar to Saccharomyces cerevisiae YKL098W | MTC2 | Maintenance of Telomere Capping) has translation MNYISSDVPDFLHCIVFSILCNKNFLVYNIPKARLSPEKQSRDESGNNQDEKNISSTELDRSNDYALSYILNYLENLPLRNDSLADSNGTTSPNYYIVHDFDSLPPLSALNWKSEETNNNSNNILVDSIDNTIGNPYKIGEKTSFEDTKIDYKFIVISHLQKFTNIQMNRLAHYLQKLKRINELPESQTKYITIGIVNYENESIKFKVISTPFLHKQFWLYCLLLEEGSFKITHSHFPPPVLFKKYQNALLSSFNNNDKHIVRFNPNLRQYILDIIIHLRMHRFNVQGKGGGCSTKFVSDVILLSQCLALFLGNTYNSRNYNETFDLLVTPDIIKIACLWYLPFHLKTSLAATAFSQNDKIASIFMTRANISSSTDSSYSSSRTNNDSNNSSAGNYISNDTEEDVLLTHDLGPPLSSYDILLDPSIAYGTDLEIINDLVIKFHHLELNVLSNNYKLIRKRRPHHYHHAGGRSNNSAQETTSLVAETFFFFERLIVSDVLNNVVPPL, from the coding sequence atgaaCTATATCTCAAGTGATGTGCCGGATTTTTTGCATTGTATTGTGTTTTCCATTTTATGCAATAAGAATTTTTTAGTATATAATATTCCTAAAGCGAGACTAAGTCCAGAGAAACAATCAAGAGACGAATCAGGTAATAACCAGGATGAGAAGAACATCAGCTCAACAGAGTTAGACAGAAGTAACGATTATGCGCTaagttatattttaaattatttagaaaatttacCCCTTAGAAATGATTCCCTGGCCGATAGTAATGGTACTACCAGcccaaattattatatagtACACGATTTCGATTCTTTACCCCCTTTAAGTGCTTTAAACTGGAAATCGGAAgaaactaataataatagcaacaaCATATTGGTCGATTCAATTGATAACACTATTGGAAACCCTTACAAAATTGGTGAGAAAACATCTTTTGAAGATACAAAGATAGACTACAAGTTCATAGTAATATCACATTTGCaaaaatttacaaacaTACAAATGAACCGTTTAGCTCATTACCTACAGAAATTAAAGAGAATAAACGAATTACCCGAATCTCAAACTAAATATATTACAATTGGGATTGTTAATTATGAAAACGAATccataaaatttaaagtgATATCCACCCCTTTTTTACACAAACAATTTTGGCTATATTGCTTGTTATTAGAAGAAGGCTCCTTTAAAATCACACACAGTCATTTCCCCCCACCTgtattattcaaaaaatatcaaaatgcACTTCTATCATcctttaataacaatgacaaACATATAGTTAGATTCAACCCTAACTTGAGACAGTATATTTTGGACATCATAATACATTTACGGATGCATCGGTTTAATGTCCAAGGTAAAGGAGGCGGTTGCTCCACAAAATTTGTGTCAGACGTGATATTGTTGAGCCAATGCCTAGCACTATTTCTCGGAAACACCTACAATTCTCGAAATTACAATGAAacttttgatttattagtTACAccagatattattaaaattgcaTGTTTATGGTACCTACCGTTCCATTTGAAAACTTCTTTAGCAGCAACTGCATTTTCCCAAAACGATAAGATTGCAAGCATATTTATGACACGGGCTAATATTAGTAGCAGTACAGATAGTAGCTATAGTAGTAGCAGGactaataatgatagtaataatagcagTGCTGGAAATTATATAAGTAATGACACAGAGGAGGATGTTCTATTGACACATGACTTAGGTCCCCCATTGTCCTCCTATGACATATTATTAGACCCCTCCATTGCTTATGGAACAGATTTAGAAATCATCAATGATTTGGTAATAAAGTTTCATCATTTGGAATTAAATGTATTaagtaataattataaGCTTATTCGGAAAAGACGTCcacatcattatcatcatgCTGGTGGTAGAAGTAATAATTCTGCACAAGAGACGACAAGCTTAGTAGctgaaacatttttttttttcgaaCGTTTAATTGTAAGTGATGTGTTAAATAATGTGGTTCCGCCACTTTAA
- the UTP11 gene encoding rRNA-processing protein UTP11 (similar to Saccharomyces cerevisiae YKL099C | UTP11 | U Three Protein), whose protein sequence is MAKLVHNIQKKQHRERSQLHERSKYGFLEKHKDYVKRAKNYHEKQNTLKVLRSKVNERNPDEFYYGMNSKKIDSRTGLLITNRHGSDNNEDSTLSMDQVKLLKTQDTNYIRTMRMESLKKLEKNKKTLMFKSKGEHKIFVDNDEELYNFKPEEYFNTPKEMLKRSENRLTVDQLENYYDNKDNGLIMPKESLEKRKLKKFKIVKQYIERENKLKQVEERMALQREVMKKGSKKRIVGDNGKVTFKWKKQRKR, encoded by the coding sequence ATGGCCAAGTTAGTACATaatatccaaaaaaaacagcatCGGGAACGTTCTCAACTTCACGAACGTTCAAAATATGGGTTTTTAGAAAAACATAAAGATTATGTGAAAAGGGCTAAAAACTATcatgaaaaacaaaatacgTTGAAGGTATTGAGAAGTAAAGTCAATGAACGTAACCCAGATGAATTTTACTATGGCATGAACTCCAAAAAGATTGATTCGAGGACAGGTCTTTTAATAACGAATAGACATGgtagtgataataatgaagacTCTACATTGAGTATGGATCAAGTcaagttattaaaaacacaaGATACCAATTACATTAGAACTATGAGAATggaaagtttaaaaaaattagaaaagaatAAGAAAACATTAATGTTTAAAAGCAAGGGTGAacataaaatttttgtagATAACGATGAAGAATTATACAATTTTAAACCAGAGGAGTATTTTAACACACCTAAGGAAATGTTGAAAAGAAGTGAAAATAGATTAACTGTGGACCAATTGgaaaattattatgataataaagataatggTTTGATAATGCCCAAGGAATctttggaaaaaagaaaattaaagaaatttaaaatagttAAACAATACATTGAAAGAGAGAATAAATTGAAGCAAGTGGAAGAAAGAATGGCTTTACAACGGGAAGTAATGAAGAAAGGATCTAAAAAGAGAATAGTAGGTGATAATGGCAAAGTAACCTTTAAATGGAAGAAGCAAAGAAAGAGGTGa
- a CDS encoding Zn(II)2Cys6 transcription factor (similar to Saccharomyces cerevisiae YER184C | TOG1 | Transcriptional regulator of Oleate utilization Genes), with the protein MARVNKTNKRQIGKVKNACFFCRKRKIKCNGIQPCSSCIKHKCKECIFETPPINNKPPPLNFAVASPLLTVNASNGNNAPLPVLPINHHNVNIPIFEKPNNFTNSNNATIVNNASGQIPLHQPVSMTQQNVLTNHHNNQQQILAQQQNDHHNQRQTSIEHQYQQQRIYYDPEGTSHTAINMNMHMENEHHPNNNRLFQPVFANQAYADDIEVHRTNAPTPLMINDSATAINASVTNNFHINNPMILSHNPTTRNNKSISSNNIATDGVTHDMSNSKIISTVTNQQTLKNNFSTANNNNNFSLISEGHLSNLQNNKTDPVINYHNVPQKVFVNQSSDFKPVIMSNDASGSSSNNSVMNEINLSNPHNNKTDPVTNYHNVSQKAFINQFPNFKPVVINNNNNNKFTTTANYSSNIMTNVDEQNIATSKNLNNNNKDIAIKTPTKAKNNQPINAAKNTAYINDSDIQNNIDILNAKQNMSKQKLNFSNDKKDHKFNQDDSMSLYTYDTEFSNFFHSVKTFLANIEKDKEGDSKMTRDTKESIKELNEKLDSLKANLTLKFNPKKIYQTDSSSSSLEASLIENKNIVFHRFHKEILDNTSSFGMTAYFGLYSSKSTVTPMGIIWTLKQLFKVCSSHTVKQSFVLMLKMQDSVVRTYYTRMDFIKNVMRNYKRLTGQSSMPSCAAPDFKNTTKSTSSSNPYSSGATYTPPQSEIKSIKSDILNRLPPLVIQSSDLQDNFATIRPSNLLKKINKLIFQLPQIYEKNAEILAVESFKETYNLLLLFWLEVFEDLVLVPYTELLSLKPVVDGFWILSSFDDLYLYTSYIPMIIANAQNTCLNRWEYYVNQKSEIANNMRDIWWSVNMWDKLYSIKNGRPHMIDTDINLVLFPVNVMKLGVEASMSIEELFENGCLVYNNLKDAFTDEDEFIESATKFGLILLSKIIEFSQTEIFYNKIITHYGNATFLQFNSCQIITKLNTEINRLLKFLDKFDLKFSTLFERNFFENQDVFSLYISFNHTKCCLYSYMDNLLVRELSNFPNHALVMGLSEKVFILMKEASLSIMKSLQDMTCNKANELNNNTIPGHYNDGIPSNTGNKINFAINGKRTVRCGDTIVLLLPAQTHIVISIALAVSAICFLDNCKTWKLQYLIDLCDATQWIYESFMFMLHYDKFIPQTEEDKILNAVGTSIVLIRNCIFSYISIDENHKTDFLNYIDIDEGGANSSTKGYLFYDERNNAKKVVNINNFDDFHTKLRVRDLYGEVKSLNSNIFKKFIKPFNNAPYRKYLEDAIKSALGDSYSKVVAGLYCNHLDKDKKFYEEKLSKGYSYEKDLKLFEDLKNKKIAKMVNDSVEQKKPAKKDESFYNSVNRVGMLPNGQNIINLEDLKGTFPTSHNASSEYSFIKNADEHDFSFWDSIHDLIGNIDFMALDDIWQSLVNDEK; encoded by the coding sequence atggcTAGagttaataaaacaaataaaagacAAATTGGAAAAGTTAAGAATGCGTGTTTCTTTTgcagaaaaaggaaaattaaATGCAATGGTATTCAGCCATGTTCCAGTTGCATAAAACATAAATGCAAAGAATGCATATTTGAAACACCTCCAATTAACAACAAACCTCCTCCCTTGAATTTCGCTGTTGCCTCTCCTCTTTTAACCGTTAATGCATCTAATGGCAATAATGCTCCACTTCCGGTCTTGCCAATTAATCATCATAACGTCAATATTCCCATCTTTGAAAAACcaaataattttacaaaCTCTAATAATGCTACTATTGTCAATAATGCATCTGGTCAAATACCACTACACCAGCCGGTTTCTATGACACAACAAAATGTTCTTACTAACCACCACAataatcaacaacaaattctTGCTCAGCAACAAAATGATCACCATAACCAGAGACAAACTTCTATTGAACATCAATACCAACAGCAACGTATATATTATGATCCAGAGGGGACTTCACACACTGCAATTAACATGAACATGCATATGGAGAATGAACACCATCCCAACAACAATCGTTTATTTCAACCAGTCTTTGCAAACCAAGCTTACGCTGACGACATTGAAGTTCATAGAACGAATGCCCCAACTCCACTTATGATCAACGACAGTGCTACTGCTATTAATGCCTCGGTCACGAATAATTTCCATATTAATAATCCTATGATTTTATCGCATAACCCTACCACTCGTAACAATAAGAGTATCAGCAGTAACAATATTGCTACAGATGGAGTTACTCATGATATGTCAAATTCTAAGATTATCTCAACAGTAACTAATCAacaaactttaaaaaataatttttccaccgcaaacaataataataatttttcattaataagTGAAGGCCATTTGTCTAATCTACAGAACAATAAAACTGACCCTGTCATAAATTATCACAATGTTCCACAAAAGGTTTTCGTCAATCAATCCTCTGATTTTAAGCCGGTTATAATGAGTAACGACGCTAGCGGTAGTAGCAGTAATAATTCAGTGATGaatgaaattaatttgTCTAATCCACACAACAATAAAACTGATCCTGTCACAAATTATCACAATGTTTCACAAAAGGCCTTTATTAATCAATTCCCTAATTTTAAACCAGttgtaataaataacaataataataataaatttactaCCACAGCCAATTATTCTTCCAATATTATGACAAATGTTGATGAACAAAATATTGCTACCTCCAAAAATctaaataacaataacaaagaTATTGCCATAAAAACCCCAACTAAAGCAAAGAATAATCAGCCAATTAACGCAGCCAAAAATACCGCCTACATCAATGACTCGGATATTCAAAACAACATCGATATACTGAATGCTAAGCAAAATATGAGCAAGCAGAAACTAAACTTTTCTAATGACAAAAAAGATCATAAATTTAATCAGGATGATTCAATGTctttatatacatatgATACTGagttttctaattttttccattcGGTAAAGACATTTCTTGCTAATATAGAGAAAGATAAGGAGGGTGATAGCAAAATGACAAGAGATACAAAAGAAAGTATTAAGgaattaaatgaaaaattagattCGTTAAAGGCCAATCTAACTTTAAAGTttaatccaaaaaaaatttaccaaaCCGATTCTAGTTCTTCTAGCTTAGAGGCTAgtttaattgaaaataaaaacatcgTATTTCATAGATTCCATAAGGAAATTTTGGATAATACCAGCAGTTTTGGTATGACTGCTTATTTTGGGTTATATTCAAGTAAATCTACCGTTACACCCATGGGCATTATTTGGACATTAAAACAACTATTTAAGGTTTGTTCTAGTCATACGGTTAAACAAAGTTTTGTCTTGATGTTGAAAATGCAAGATTCAGTGGTTCGCACCTACTATACGAGAATggattttatcaaaaatgtCATGAGAAATTATAAACGGCTTACTGGTCAATCTTCGATGCCATCCTGTGCTGCACCAGACTTCAAGAACACTACAAAGTCTACAAGCTCATCCAACCCCTATTCATCGGGTGCCACTTATACTCCCCCGCAATCTGAGATAAAATCGATTAAAagtgatattttaaataggTTACCACCATTAGTTATCCAATCAAGTGACCTACAAGATAATTTTGCTACAATTCGTCCAAGCaatttactaaaaaaaattaataagctaatattccaactaccacaaatttatgaaaaaaatgctGAAATATTAGCCGTGGaatcttttaaagaaaCCTATAATTTATTGCTACTGTTCTGGTTAGAAGTGTTTGAGGATTTAGTATTAGTTCCATATACAGAGCTATTGAGTTTAAAACCTGTTGTTGATGGATTTTGGATCTTATCCAGTTTTGATGACTTGTATTTGTACACATCTTATATTCCGATGATTATTGCTAATGCACAAAACACCTGCTTAAATAGGTGGGAATATTATGTTAACCAAAAATCTGAAATAGCTAATAATATGAGAGATATTTGGTGGAGTGTAAATATGTGGGATAAATTGTATAGTATTAAGAATGGCAGACCACACATGATCGATACAGATATAAATTTGGTCCTATTCCCTGTAAATGTAATGAAGCTAGGTGTAGAAGCTTCTATGTCAATTGaagaattatttgaaaatggTTGCTTAGTTTACAACAATTTAAAGGATGCTTTTACTGATGAAGACGAATTTATAGAAAGTGCTACTAAATTTGGGCTTATATTATTGtctaaaattattgaattcTCGCAAACtgaaattttttacaacaaaataattacaCATTATGGAAATGCTACATTTTTACAATTCAACTCTTGTCAAATCATAACAAAATTGAATACTGAAATTAATAGATTATTGAAGTTTTTGGACAAGTTTGATCTCAAGTTTTCCACATTGTTTGAacgtaatttttttgaaaatcaaGATGTGTTTTCATTGTACATTTCGTTTAATCACACCAAATGCTGTCTGTACAGTTATATGGATAATTTGCTTGTTAGAGAGCTGAGTAATTTCCCAAACCATGCCTTAGTCATGGGTCTTTCAGAAAAAGTTTTCATTTTGATGAAAGAGGCAAGTCTATCCATTATGAAATCGCTACAAGATATGACCTGCAATAAAGCTAACGAACTTAACAATAACACAATTCCAGGACATTATAATGACGGAATACCTAGCAATActggaaataaaatcaattttgCTATCAACGGTAAAAGAACTGTTCGTTGTGGTGATACTattgttttgttattaccGGCTCAAACACATATTGTAATTTCTATTGCTTTGGCGGTATCTGCCATTTGCTTTTTAGATAATTGTAAAACTTGGAAGCTTCAGTATCTAATCGATTTATGTGATGCTACTCAATGGATCTATGAATCATTTATGTTTATGTTGCATTATGATAAGTTTATTCCCCAAACAGAAGAGgataaaattttgaatgCAGTGGGAACCTCCattgttttaataagaAATTGTATATTTAGCTACATCTCGATCGATGAAAACCACAAAACCgactttttaaattatattgaTATCGATGAGGGGGGCGCTAATAGTAGCACCAAGGGGTATCTATTTTATGATGAAAGAAATAATGCTAAAAAAGTTGtcaatataaataattttgatgACTTTCACACAAAATTGCGGGTTCGAGATTTGTACGGTGAAGTGAAAAGTTTAAATTccaacatttttaaaaaattcattaaacCGTTCAATAACGCACCTTATAGAAAGTATTTAGAAGATGCTATAAAGTCAGCCTTGGGTGATTCATATTCAAAAGTTGTTGCTGGGTTATACTGTAATCATTTGgacaaagataaaaaattttatgaaGAAAAACTTTCCAAAGGTTACAGTTATGAAAAggatttaaaattgtttgaggatcttaaaaacaaaaaaattgccAAAATGGTAAACGATTCTGTGGAACAAAAGAAGCCtgcaaaaaaagatgaatcGTTTTATAATAGTGTCAATAGAGTAGGTATGTTGCCCAATGGACAAAACATCATCAATCTTGAGGATTTGAAGGGAACCTTTCCCACTAGTCATAACGCTTCCTCCGAATATTcgtttattaaaaatgcaGATGAGCATGATTTCAGCTTCTGGGATAGTATTCATGATTTAATTGGtaatattgattttatGGCTTTGGATGATATATGGCAAAGCTTAGTCAATGATGAAAAGTAG
- a CDS encoding uncharacterized protein (similar to Saccharomyces cerevisiae YMR105C | PGM2 | PhosphoGlucoMutase (paralog of YKL127W | PGM1)) codes for MAFEIITVPTKPYNDQKPGTSGLRKKTTVFSSEPNYVENFIQSIMDSIPETPKDAVLVIGGDGRYYNDVVMNKILQIGAANGVKKFIIGQHGILSTPATSNIIRKYKCTGGIILTASHNPGGPKKDFGIKYNLCNGGPAPESVTNKMYEDSLHLSHYKIIKDLPPLDLSTIVTGAKFGPVEVDIIDSTKDYVELLRGIFDFPLIEKFLQKKQESSGSGQFLLFDSLNGVTGPYGEALFVKEFGLDPKKSIQNYVPKPDFGGLHPDPNLTYARTLVEAVDSKHIPFGAASDGDGDRNMIYGYGPTFISPGDSVAIIASYASRIPYFAKNGIYGLARSFPTSGAIDKVAAKLGLNCYEVPTGWKFFCALFDAKKLSICGEESFGTGSNHVREKDGLWAIVAWLNILAIYDKENPTSNDVSLKVIQHNFWKEYGRNYFTRYDYENVSSENANKVVSHLKNFVNSEEQFDGARTVVERGDFSYTDLDGSVSSHQGLYLKFADGLRIVLRLSGTGSSGATIRLYVEKYTNEEKDLYHSAQDFLQKDISAVVKFLRFKEYIGTDEPTVRT; via the coding sequence ATGgcttttgaaattattacCGTACCAACTAAACCTTATAACGACCAAAAACCTGGTACTTCCggtttaagaaaaaaaacaacagtCTTTTCTAGTGAGCCTAATTATGTTGAAAACTTTATACAAAGTATAATGGATTCAATCCCAGAAACCCCTAAAGACGCTGTTTTGGTAATTGGTGGTGATGGCCGTTACTACAATGATGTTGTTATGAACAAGATTTTACAGATTGGTGCAGCCAATGGTGTCAAGAAGTTTATCATTGGTCAGCATGGTATTTTGAGTACGCCAGCTACTTCTAATATCATTaggaaatataaatgtaCCGGGGGTATCATTTTAACCGCTTCCCATAACCCTGGTGGTCccaaaaaagattttggtATCAAGTACAATTTATGCAATGGTGGACCAGCCCCTGAATCTGTTACTAATAAAATGTATGAAGATTCGTTGCATTTGTCCCattacaaaattattaagGATTTGCCTCCTTTGGATCTATCCACTATTGTGACTGGTGCTAAATTTGGTCCTGTTGAGgttgatattattgattCCACTAAAGATTATGTGGAATTGCTAAGAGGAATTTTTGATTTCCCATTaattgaaaagtttttgcagaaaaaacaagaaagcAGCGGTAGCGGtcaatttcttttgtttgatTCTTTGAATGGTGTCACTGGTCCATACGGAGAAGCTCTATTTGTTAAAGAGTTTGGATTAGACCCTAAAAAGTCTATTCAAAACTATGTTCCAAAACCTGATTTTGGCGGGTTACATCCGGATCCAAACTTGACGTATGCCAGAACTTTGGTTGAGGCAGTCGATAGTAAGCATATTCCATTTGGTGCCGCTAGTGATGGGGATGGTGACAGAAATATGATTTACGGGTATGGACCTACCTTCATTTCGCCAGGTGATTCGGTTGCTATCATTGCTTCCTACGCAAGCAGGATTCCTTATTTTGCCAAGAATGGAATTTACGGTTTGGCACGTTCTTTCCCAACCAGTGGTGCTATTGATAAAGTTGCTGCTAAGTTGGGGCTGAACTGCTACGAAGTCCCTACGGGTTGGAAGTTTTTCTGTGCTCTATTTGAtgccaaaaaattaagtaTTTGTGGTGAAGAAAGTTTTGGTACTGGGTCCAACCATGTTAGGGAAAAAGATGGTCTTTGGGCTATTGTGGCATGGTTGAATATTCTAGCCATTTATGATAAGGAGAATCCAACTTCCAATGACGTTTCATTGAAGGTTATTCAACATAACTTTTGGAAGGAGTATGGTagaaattattttactAGGTACGATTACGAAAATGTTTCAAGTGAAAATGCTAATAAAGTTGTTTCACACttaaaaaactttgttaACAGTGAGGAACAGTTTGATGGGGCTAGAACTGTTGTTGAAAGGGGTGATTTCAGTTACACTGATCTTGATGGGTCTGTCTCTTCTCATCAAGGGTTATATTTGAAGTTTGCTGATGGTTTGAGAATAGTGCTTAGATTGTCTGGGACTGGTTCCTCAGGTGCCACTATTAGATTGTATGTTGAGAAATATACGAATGAGGAGAAAGATTTGTACCATAGTGCACAGGATTTCTTGCAGAAGGATATTTCTGCAGttgttaaatttttgaGGTTTAAAGAATACATTGGTACCGATGAGCCAACTGTCCGTACatga
- the YKU80 gene encoding ATP-dependent DNA helicase YKU80 (similar to Saccharomyces cerevisiae YMR106C | YKU80 | Yeast KU protein), protein MPIETINIIIDVAEVTDKGKTVKPPNNNGDIFWKIKKYLYYSLYYNQNMLGKKNTIINKRKRNASGFTRYKNGKYLSCKFVNTPNLPYTMNSYGIENFIDFYDMIELDDNYLTIEKILTGIFSKLQEIEKIKKENSKCGIDKCELTISQGLIITKTNINNLLFNNPEFHNLKSTTDIIHKIIVLTDDLNRIDLDEEDSSKLSNEFNKDHCKFEVIYTGNVFKSGNSDNTSYVYNWNAFLCLIKSHEILDINTLLTEYEDKSYYLPRAIAIFKGDLILGVLPSGEENGIGERNGINGTTGIKIKVECYLATKKVGAVNRKTVLSTANGYKPVKSVVDYRMEIFDDDRERSDQLHNTLSSNKTFVSVSKDEITKAYRYGAQYVVLPDSLTEQLGQLNLNDQSCINDKDLYLEPNILVIGMLSLSLLPREYLMGEMNYLVSQNYCSQSDNLANLMAFESLIDTLIAFDSCLMARYLQRKASEVQICALIPHIVKYDGVNEDNYNNGRRIFLMCRLPYTEDLRKTELPKITDAVTSDTIDGVNSGQLDDYMMKYVLNKSNKININFNKNYFPTDNNVQTSDHVMPLSVTPSKVKKLINYEYINRLCAGSVNLETVRASHTGSCYDVNKDASSANYDIDAFRKKLNIKKVIIQEKVQEDERNK, encoded by the coding sequence ATGCCAATTGAAActattaatataataattgatGTTGCAGAAGTCACAGATAAGGGCAAAACTGTTAAACCTCCCAACAACAATGgtgatattttttggaaaattaaaaaatatttatactattcgttatattataatcagAATATGTtaggcaaaaaaaatactattattaacaaaagaaaaagaaatgcaAGCGGTTTTAcaagatataaaaatggtaaataTTTGTCGTGTAAATTTGTTAATACACCAAACCTTCCTTATACTATGAATTCTTATggaattgaaaattttattgatttttacGATATGATAGAATTGGATGATAACTATTTAACTATTGAAAAGATCTTAACTGGTATTTTTTCCAAGTTGcaagaaattgaaaaaattaagaaagaaaatagtaAATGTGGAATTGACAAGTGCGAGCTGACTATATCGCAAGGTTTAATCATCACTAAaaccaatattaataatctGTTGTTTAATAACCCTGAGTTTCATAATCTTAAGTCTACAACTGACATAATTCACAAGATTATAGTGTTAACCGATGATTTAAATAGAATTGATTTGGATGAGGAAGATAGTTCGAAATTAAGTAACGAATTTAATAAAGACCATTGTAAATTTGAAGTTATATATACTGGGAATGTCTTTAAATCAGGAAATAGTGATAACACCAGCTATGTTTATAATTGGAATGCTTTTTTATGCCTAATTAAGTCCCATGAAATACTAGATATCAACACACTTTTGACAGAATACGAAGATAAAAGTTATTATCTACCAAGAGCTATAGCTATCTTTAAAGGCGATTTAATACTAGGTGTTTTGCCATCCGGCGAAGAAAATGGTATTGGTGAACGCAATGGTATCAATGGTACAACTGgaattaaaatcaaagtAGAATGTTATTTGGCCACCAAAAAAGTCGGTGCTGTCAATAGAAAAACAGTTTTGTCTACTGCTAATGGATATAAACCTGTGAAATCTGTAGTAGATTATAGAATGGAGATATTTGATGACGATAGAGAGCGGAGCGATCAACTTCATAATACACTTAGCAGCAACAAAACGTTTGTCTCTGTTTCAAAGGATGAAATTACTAAAGCGTATAGATACGGTGCACAATATGTGGTATTGCCTGATTCCTTAACAGAGCAACTTGGACAATTAAACTTGAACGACCAAAGTTGTATAAATGATAAAGATTTATATCTGGAACCTAACATCTTGGTTATAGGCATGCTTTCATTATCCTTATTGCCAAGAGAATACCTGATGGGAGAGATGAACTATTTAGTTAGCCAAAACTATTGTTCGCAGTCTGACAACTTAGCCAATTTAATGGCATTCGAAAGCTTGATAGACACGTTAATAGCATTTGATAGTTGTTTGATGGCTCGATATTTACAAAGAAAAGCTAGTGAAGTTCAAATATGTGCATTAATTCCTCATATAGTCAAATATGACGGTGTAAATGAGGATAATTATAACAATGGACGTaggatatttttaatgtgCAGACTGCCATATACAGAAGACTTAAGAAAGACAGAGTTGCCTAAAATTACTGATGCTGTTACTTCTGATACTATTGATGGGGTTAATTCAGGACAACTTGATGACTATATGATGAAGTAtgtattaaataaatcaaacaaGATTaacattaattttaataaaaattattttcccACTGATAACAATGTACAGACTAGCGATCATGTAATGCCACTATCAGTAACACCGTCAAAGGTTAAGAAATTGATAAACTACGAATATATTAATCGGCTATGTGCTGGCAGTGTAAATTTAGAGACAGTGAGGGCATCACATACTGGGAGTTGCTACGATGTGAATAAAGATGCTTCTTCCGCAAACTATGATATTGATgcatttagaaaaaaattaaatattaagaaGGTGATAATACAGGAAAAAGTACAAGAAGatgaaagaaataaatga